Sequence from the Catenuloplanes indicus genome:
GCCGCGTCCGGCGTGGTGCCCGGCCGGCTGCTCAACCAGTACGCGCTCTCCGAATGGAACGGCAGCCTGCGCGCGGCCACCACGGTCGACGCGCACAACTCCAGCTCGGTCACGGTGCTGACCCAGCGCGGCACCGCGCTGGCGCTCGCCGGCACGGTCGGTGACCTGGGCCGGGGCGAGACCATCCACTCGGTCCGGTTTCTGGAGGACCGCGGGTACGTCGTCACGTTCCGCCGGACCGACCCGCTCTACGCGATCGACCTGCGCGATCCCGCCCGGCCGGTAGTGACCGGGGAACTGAAGATCCCGGGTTACTCCGCCTACCTCCACCCGGCCGCGCCGGGCCGGCTGATCGGCGTCGGCCAGGACGCCACCGCCGAGGGCCGGATCACCGGGCTTCAGGTGTCGCTCTTCGACGTGACGGACCCGGGCGCACCGGCCCGCCTCGCGCAGCACCACCTGCCGGCGGCCGGCTCGGCCGCCGAGTTCGACCCGCACGCGTTTCTCTTCTGGCCGGCCACCGGGCATCTGGTGGTGCCGGTCGCCGGGCACACCGGCGCGGCCGCGGCCGCGCTGGTGTTGAGGCTGACCGGCGACACGCTCGCCGAGGCCGGCACGCTCGCCCAGCCGGACGGCAGCCCGGTCACCCGCTCGCTGGTCGTCGGCGACACGCTGTGGACCGCCGGCCCCGGCGGTCTGCACGCGGTCTCGCTCGCCACGCTCGAGGATCTGGCCTGGCTGCCGACGTAACCGTCGCGCCCCGGCCCGGTGGGTCATAACGCGGCCTCGACACGGTCCAGCTCGGACGGTGGGACGCCGTCGGTGAGCACGGCGTCGAGCAGGCGGGCGATGCCGAGTGACGGGTCGGACTCCAGCGCGCGGTCGACCGCGACCGCGGCGAGCGCGCCCTGGCCGGTGCGCCACGCGGTGTACGCGAGCAGCACGGCCGGCATCGCGGCCAGCTCGGGACGGGCGCGGCGCAGCAGGTCGGCCCAGAGCTGGACCTGCCAGCCGGCGGCGGCCGCGCGCTCCAGCGCGTGCTCCCCGACGGGCGTGTGCGCCAGCAGCACGCTCAACCACGCCGCCTCGTCGTCGTCGAGCGTGCCGCCGGCCCGGTGCCGTGCCATGGCGACGCCGATCGCGCGGGCACCGGCCCGCCGGATCTCGCCGAGCAGCGGGCCCGCACCGGGCGGGGTGCGGGCGGCCAGCTCCTCCAGCCGGCGGTCGGCCGCCACGGTGGCCACCCTCATCCCCTCGTCGCCGGCCGGCGCGACGGACGCGACCAGCACCTCGCGGGAGGTGAACACGTCGAAGCCCGCGCGCCGCCGGACCTCCGCGGCCTCCGCGTCGAACGGCCGGCCCTCGGGCGGGCAGCAGCCCTCGTCCGTGCACAGGTAGCACCAGAAGCGGCCGTCGGCGACGCGCAGCTGCCGGCCCACCGGGATGTCCAGCTCGAGAAGCGCGTCCGCGACCGCGGAGACCAGCGCGGCACCGCTGCTGCGCTCGTCGGTCCAGCCGAGCAGGACCACCGAGTCGACCGTCTGCCGGGCCACCACGGCCGCGACGTGCTGCGCGAACGCGTCGACCTCGGCGAACGGTGTGTCGGCCGGTGGCAGATCGCGGCGGGCCGCGAACATCAGCGTGTGCCCGCGCCGGCCGACCACCACCAGGCTGTCGCGTGGGTGGAAACCGAGCAGGTACGGCACGACCGCGACCAGGTGGGCGGGGGAGGTGACCCGGAGATCGGAGAGGCTCATGCAGCGAGCGTCGTCACCGGCCGGAGGGTCGGCGACCGCCTGTGGAAAACCCCGGCGTTGTCCACAGAAAGATGGTGCGAATATCGGATGAGCCCAGCTCAGGACCGGAAGTCGAGTGCGTGGAGTTGCGGGCCGTCGCGCCAGGCCGTGGGTTTCCGGCCCAGATCGAGCGTCAGCTCGACCGAGGAGAGCACGGTGAAGCCGGCCGCGTGCAGACACCCGATCGCCTCGACGTTGCGGGTCTCCGGCGAGACGGTCAGCGAGGTCAGGCCGCGGCGGCGTGCCTCCTCGGCCAGGAAGCCGAGCATCGTGGTGGCGACGCCCGCGCCGCGATGACCGTCCGCGACCACGATGGGTTCGACCGCACCGCGCCGGCCGTCCGCGATCAGCCCGACCAGGCCGATCACGCCGGCCTCCGGGTGGTCGGCGACCCAGACGCCGGACAGGTCGAGCCGCGTCAGGTACTCCTCGAACGCGGCGGTCGGGTCCGCGCCGCCGTAACCGGGGTCGTCGTACAGCTCACGGTGCCGTTCCGTCAGCTCGCCCCAGAGCTGCCGGCCGACGCCGTGATCCATCGGACGATATGGACGGACAGCCACCGCACCCATACGGACATAATGACTGGGTCGACACCCGGTGGGGAGATCAAGCGGATGGACATGGCCTACCTTCGTGCGCACCCGCAGCACCTCCCGACATTTCTCACCCATCAGAGGATCCGGCAGACGCCGGTGGGCGGCGGCAGCATCTCGGACGCGTTCCGGCTGACGCTGGACGACGGCACCTCACTCTTCGCCAAGAACCGGCCGGAAGCCGTGCCGCGCACGTTGTTCGAGGTGGAGGCCGCCGGGCTGGGCTGGCTCGGCGCGGCGGACGGCGTACCGGTGCCGGAGGTGCTCGTGGTTCTTCCGGACCTGCTCGCGATGGAGTGGATCGAGCCGGGTGCGCCCACGCCGGAGGCGGCCCGGCGGTTCGGCGCGGAACTGGCCGTGACGCACCTGGCCGGTGCGCCCGCGTTCGGTGAGCTGCCCGGGCACACCGACGGCTTCATCGGCGCGCTGCCACAGGACGACACACCCTCGGCTGGCCCGTGGGGGCCCTGGTTCGCGGAACGGCGGTTGCTGCCGCACCTGCGGCGGTCGGTGGACAACCGCGCGCTCGACCAGGAGACGCACGCGGCGGTCGCGCGGGTGCTGGACCGGATCGAGAGCTTCGGCGGAGACGAGCCGCCGTCGCGCATCCACGGCGACCTGTGGCCGGGCAACGTGCTGTGGGGCGCGGACGGGCGGGCCCGGCTGATCGACCCGGCCGCGCACGGCGGCCACCGGGAGACCGACCTGGCCGCGCTGCTGCTCTTCGGCGGCGTACCGGAGCAGAACCAGATCATCAGCGGGTACGCCGAGGCGGCGGCCGCACTCGGCCGGCCGCTGGACGACCGCTGGGAGGCCCGGATCCCGCTGCACCAACTGCACCTGCTGCTGGTGCACACCGCGCTGTTCGGGTCGGCCTACCGAGCCCGGGTTCGGCAGGCCGCCCACCTGATGCTTCGCCGGTGATCGAAGCGCGCGCTAAGTTCGACGCGTGGACGAAGCCGCACCCCGCCCCGCCGACCCGGGTCTCATCGACCGGTTCGGCCGGCGTGCCGTCGATCTCCGGGTCTCGCTGACCGACCGGTGCAACCTGCGCTGTACGTACTGCATGCCCGCGGAGGGTCTGGCCTGGCTGCCGAGCTCGGAGGTGCTCACCGACGACGAGGTGATCCGGCTGGTCCGGATCGCGGTTGCGCACCTGGGTGTGGAGGACGTGCGGTTCACCGGCGGCGAGCCGCTGATCCGGCCCGGCCTGACCAGGATCATCACCGAGGTGGCGGCGCTGGACCGGCGGCCGCAGATGAGCCTGACCACGAACGGCATCGGCCTGGAGCGCACCGCGGTCGCGTTGCGCGACGCCGGGCTGGACCGGATCAACGTGTCGCTCGACACGCTGGACGACGATCGGTTCGCCACGCTGACCCGGCGCCGGCGGCTGCACGACGTGCTGGCCGGGCTGCGTGCCGCGGCCGATGCCGGGCTGACTCCCGTCAAGATCAATACGGTGCTGATGCGCGGCATCAACGACGACGAGGCGCCGGCACTGCTCGCGTTCGCGCTGGAGCACGGGTACGAGCTGCGGTTCATCGAGCAGATGCCGCTGGACGCACAGCACGGGTGGGACCGGGCGTCGATGGTCACGGCCGAGGAGATCCTGCGTGACCTGCGCGCCGCGTTCACGCTGCTGCCCGACCCGATCGCGCGGGGCGGTGCGCCCGCGGAGACGTGGCTGGTCGAGGGGCACCAGGCGCTCGGCGGTGGGCCGGCCCGGGTCGGTGTGATCGGGACCGTGACGCGCCCGTTCTGCGGTGACTGCGACCGCACCCGGCTGACCGCGGACGGGCAGGTGCGCGCGTGCCTCTTCGCCACCGACGAGTCCGACCTGCGCGCCGCGCTCCGGTCCGGCGCCTCCGACGAGGAGCTGGCCGACCGGTGGCGGATCGCGATGTGGGGCAAACGTGCCGGTCATGGCATCGACGATCCGTCGTTCCTGCAGCCGGCCCGGCCGATGTCGGCGATCGGGGGCTGATCGCATGAAGATCACCGTGCGGTACTTCGCGGCGGCCCGCGCCGCGGCCGGCACCGCGGAGGAGACGCTGGACTCGTCCGCGGCGACGCTGGACGCGCTGCTGGCCGAGCTCGCCGCCCGACACGGGGAACGGCTGACCTCGGTCTTCGCCCGCGCCAGCTACCTGGTCGACGGCACCGCCTGGCGCGACCCGGCCGCCGAACTCCCCCAGGACCCGACCGTGGACGTGCTGCCACCTTTTGCCGGAGGCTAAGGGCGGCTCCGTGCCGGAGGCCAAGGGCGGCTCCGTGCCGGAGGCCAAGGGCGGCTCCGTGCCGGAGGCCAGCGGCGGCAGACTGAGCGGCTCACTCCGTACCGGTGAAGGATTTGATCTTGATCTTGGGGGTTGAGGACTTCGCGAGTACGTCACATCCCGGGCGTGGCGGCGCGCGGCAGGACGGCGCGGCGTGGCAGGATGCAGCGTGCCCCCGTTGAGCGCGAGACCCTTCGACGGCGCCGCGGCCGCGCCTCCGTTCGTGGCCGACCTGCACATTCACTCCAAGTACTCGCGCGCATGCAGTCGTGATCTGAACATGCCGAACCTGGCGTGGTGGGCGCGGCGCAAGGGCGTGGCGTTGCTCGGCACCGGCGACTTCACGCACCCTGCCTGGTTCGATCACCTCCGCGAGACGCTGAAGCCCGCCGAGCCCGGCCTCTACCGGCTCGCCCCGGACGTCGAGGCGGACATCGCCCGCCGCCTGCCGCCGCGGCTGTCCAGCGCTGCCGAGGCGAGACCGATGCGCTACATGCTGTCGGTGGAGATCTC
This genomic interval carries:
- a CDS encoding DUF4192 domain-containing protein; translation: MSLSDLRVTSPAHLVAVVPYLLGFHPRDSLVVVGRRGHTLMFAARRDLPPADTPFAEVDAFAQHVAAVVARQTVDSVVLLGWTDERSSGAALVSAVADALLELDIPVGRQLRVADGRFWCYLCTDEGCCPPEGRPFDAEAAEVRRRAGFDVFTSREVLVASVAPAGDEGMRVATVAADRRLEELAARTPPGAGPLLGEIRRAGARAIGVAMARHRAGGTLDDDEAAWLSVLLAHTPVGEHALERAAAAGWQVQLWADLLRRARPELAAMPAVLLAYTAWRTGQGALAAVAVDRALESDPSLGIARLLDAVLTDGVPPSELDRVEAAL
- a CDS encoding GNAT family N-acetyltransferase, with the protein product MDHGVGRQLWGELTERHRELYDDPGYGGADPTAAFEEYLTRLDLSGVWVADHPEAGVIGLVGLIADGRRGAVEPIVVADGHRGAGVATTMLGFLAEEARRRGLTSLTVSPETRNVEAIGCLHAAGFTVLSSVELTLDLGRKPTAWRDGPQLHALDFRS
- a CDS encoding fructosamine kinase family protein, yielding MDMAYLRAHPQHLPTFLTHQRIRQTPVGGGSISDAFRLTLDDGTSLFAKNRPEAVPRTLFEVEAAGLGWLGAADGVPVPEVLVVLPDLLAMEWIEPGAPTPEAARRFGAELAVTHLAGAPAFGELPGHTDGFIGALPQDDTPSAGPWGPWFAERRLLPHLRRSVDNRALDQETHAAVARVLDRIESFGGDEPPSRIHGDLWPGNVLWGADGRARLIDPAAHGGHRETDLAALLLFGGVPEQNQIISGYAEAAAALGRPLDDRWEARIPLHQLHLLLVHTALFGSAYRARVRQAAHLMLRR
- the moaA gene encoding GTP 3',8-cyclase MoaA — encoded protein: MDEAAPRPADPGLIDRFGRRAVDLRVSLTDRCNLRCTYCMPAEGLAWLPSSEVLTDDEVIRLVRIAVAHLGVEDVRFTGGEPLIRPGLTRIITEVAALDRRPQMSLTTNGIGLERTAVALRDAGLDRINVSLDTLDDDRFATLTRRRRLHDVLAGLRAAADAGLTPVKINTVLMRGINDDEAPALLAFALEHGYELRFIEQMPLDAQHGWDRASMVTAEEILRDLRAAFTLLPDPIARGGAPAETWLVEGHQALGGGPARVGVIGTVTRPFCGDCDRTRLTADGQVRACLFATDESDLRAALRSGASDEELADRWRIAMWGKRAGHGIDDPSFLQPARPMSAIGG
- a CDS encoding MoaD/ThiS family protein, whose protein sequence is MKITVRYFAAARAAAGTAEETLDSSAATLDALLAELAARHGERLTSVFARASYLVDGTAWRDPAAELPQDPTVDVLPPFAGG